In Mugil cephalus isolate CIBA_MC_2020 chromosome 11, CIBA_Mcephalus_1.1, whole genome shotgun sequence, the genomic window TATCACCAAGTCCTACCTGAGGCTCACCTGTGCCCCTGACCCTTCCACTGTGCGCCCTGTACATGTAAGTTGTTCTTTCCTGTCTGCCTCGTTAATGGACCCTTATGTATCTCCACAggtctgagaaatgtttttggatatCAGCGATACATCTTTAAAATCATTCTGttaagaaaacactgaattaaaCTATCTGTGCCTTTTCTTAACCTTCTTAAGATCCACACTTTAATCTATTTCTTAATTTGCCTTCAACCAGGTGCTGAGAAAATCTATGCAGGCTGTGAAAGCACATTGGAAGACCCACCAGGACTACGTCTATGCCTGTGAACAGATGAAATCCATACGACAGGACCTCACGGTTGGTCATttgcatatgttttttttttgtctgtctttttcatGGTTatcttttcctttgtttacttCATTATTATTTGATGATTTAGTTTATTTCCCACTTTACTTGCCTTAGGTCCAAGGAGTCCGTACTGACTTCACAGTGGAAGTGTACGAGTGCCATGCACGCATTGCTCTGGAGAAAGtgagtctgtttttcttttactgttaaACTACCTTAAAGTGTCAACAGCCTTTATTTAATACTAACTGCATGTGGTTTGTCTTCAGGGAGACCATGAGGAGTTCAACCAGTGTCAGACCCAGCTGAAGGCCCTGTATAAGGACAATCCCTCTGAGAACATTGGAGAGTTTACAGCCTATAGATTACTGTATTACATCTTCACTAAAAACTCTGGAGGTACGGTCATGTCTTTTGGAAGTATTACATAAATGTTAACCCTTGTATGtcctttcacattttcatattaTTCACTGTCCTTCCAGATTTGACCACTGAGTTGGTGTACTTGACACCTGCGCTGCGGGCAGACGTTTGTGTGGCTCATGCTCTTGCACTCCGTGCTGCCTGGGCATTAGGAAACTTTCGCCGTTTCTTTAAACTCTATCTGGAAGCCCCACGCATGGCTTCGTACCTCATTGACAAGTTTGTAGAAAGAGAACGAAAGATCGCACTCCGGGCCATAGTCAAAACGTACGTCATGCTCCAAAAACTTCTATATCAGGTAGTTTtggattctttttttgtaaactgactcatgttgtttctctgtttcctctgtccaCAGATTTAGACCCGACGTACCAGTGCAGTATGTGCAGTCTGCTCTGGGCTTCACATGCTTAGACTCCTGTATGGCCTTTTTAACTGGGCTAGGTGTCACGTTCACTCCATCTGATCCCCAAAAAATAGACTGCAAAACCAGCACAGCCTCTTTGGCTGCTTCCtgagggggttgggggggggggtagccCAGTGAAGGGAGATGCTAGGGGGCCAACATGGATCCTTACATGTTCAATGCTCTGTACTTCAGACACCTCAGTCAGTCCAGATAAGAGTAGCAGCAGACACATACCTGTCAGACCAATACAGACAGATACATGCTAGTTAGGTATGTTGTCAGACCTCAAATGCTgaactgttttaaaaatgaaaaggaatatCTGCACACACTGTCACCCAGATAGCCTAAAGTCATCTAATTACATTTTTGATGGCAGGATAGCGAGGGAGCAATTTAGATTTTGCATCATGTAATTTCAGCACTTGGAGGCCAAGAAGTTACAAGCAGATCAGGGATGCGCTTACCCTCATGGTTCCTTTACCACCATCAGATTTCAAAGCTAACAGTGTTCTGTTATGTTTTTCCTTCCTCAAGTCAACAGCTCAAAGCCCCGAAGATTCAAGCCGTGACAGTCGGAAAAAGGGAAATGCAAACGGCCCTTCTTCAAGTCTTTCATCCAGCACTTCACTCTTTGAAGTCAAGCCTACAGAAGTAAATCAAATCTACACCTTTATCTTAGAGACTGTGAGAAGATGGTGTAAAGAAGAGGTGGTGGTTTGTATGTCCTGCCCTGCGAATCGTCTAGAGGTGGCTGTTCATCCTGTCCTTATCTCCGCATCCTGTCTGGCCCGTGAAAGGAATGAACTGACGTCTCAAGTCTTGTTCCTGATTTAGTTCTTCAAGTCTCGATCTGATGAGCACTGACTTTGTATGATAAAGCTTAAGTGTTCTTCCTCACTCCATCACACTCCAAGATAAGCTTCACCTTCGTAGTCCCAGCATCCGAAAGCAGAGTGGGATTCTTCCATCTTCCTCAGGTAGAAGTTCCTGCCGTCACCTGGAACCCAGCACAGTCCGTTCACAACCACGAGGCCTGTTTCATCCACGCTGACCATCCGAACCTCACCAGCTGTTCAAGAGAAATAGGATCCATCGGCGGATAACGCTGAAGGAGAATTCCCTGTGGTGGAGAAAAACACGAAGgaaacctgcagcttcttccaGAAGGAATAACGAGTGGTTTGTATGCTACGTCTGGTTCTGGTGTCTGCAAGGCTGGTAAGAGAAAGGGACTTCTGGAGTGTGGCGAATGACGACGCACCAGAGATGTTGCCTCACATTTCTTCTGTTAAATGTTCTTTGTCTTGCTTTTTGTGGACAGCAGTATTGGCCTCTCTCTTGACCAATGGAAATAATTATGGAACAGCAATCAGGCTTTCAGTAAGGTTGCTCTTTGGATAAATGAGATGTCAGAACAAATTTGACAATATCCAAAAAGTACCAAAACTGGATTCGGTGAGATCCCAGAAATTTTACTACTAGATTCGGCTGCTGTCTGAATGTCCTGCCACAGTATTTAAACATGAATTTGGAAATGATGTAGAcagtaatgtaataaaaaggTGTGTGTTACTTGAGTGCAGACTAATGCTATTACGTCTGTTTTCCTTGTAGCGCTAACCTTTGTAACGTAAAAGCTGCCGTTCCAGCAGAAACTGGTCGGCTTACGTGAAAGGTTTCCATGGCAGTGGAGCCGTCTTATTGAAACTCCAATGTGATTTAGATCTATTTGTCTTCAGGACGCTTGTGCTTTTTAGGACCCAGAATGATACTAGTGGCATTAAATACTTTGATAGATGATAATTGGGAAAATATCTCGTAAATCCCTTGTAATGTTTAAAATTAATCAGCTAAAACATGTCAACAGTAACTATCTCACACTGGCTACCTttgtgctgcctttttttttttcttttttttttttttttttgcatatcgAAGGATGTACTGAGATTGGAAGCCTAAGTCCAGAGCGTTCCCATTTTAAGCATGGAGGTTTTTATTGACCAGTATTAATTACCATTGTTGAAACATTGCAGAGTGTGGTGTAATGCATCGGAACAAACGTGAACACAGGCTTGCTGTACAATCCACATGTTTACTTATCGACAGAgtatatttttgtaaataatgtaTGATATTACTgtgattgtttttcttcaagTAGTGCATagttgttggggtttttttttgttgttcacacATGGGtaagtgtgatttattttaatttttctttctccttgatTTCACAATACTCTTAGACCGTTTATCtgaacatgtaaacacagacaggTCTGGATTGGGTTGTGCTGTTTCATGGTCGCACCAGTGGACACGGTGGAGAAGTCGATGCTGTTTCTCTCACTATAGCCTGAAGACGTTGTTTTTCACAGGCTGTCCGACCAAATTCTGGCAAGATGTCATCAGATtgatatgagaaaaaaaaaaaaaaagttgctgttgttgaaaTCAACCCTTTAGCCAGTGAATCACACTTGTGTTGCCGAGCTTGTGTTGGCAGATTGGTTCACTCCAAGCTCTCAACACATTCCCCTGCAAACCTTTGTCAACTGCTCATTGTTGACCATTATTTTAGCAAACTTTTCGTAATGAAAATGATCTCAACATGTCTCCTTTCTTCCCCCCTCCTTCATTTATCTCCTGCCCTCCCTCCGTCCTATtcgctgcccccccccccccccccacccccccccccaccccccactcccctcctACCCCTTGAACCTTCCTCCCACACGCCACCAGACGTCTCATCCTTCAGCCTGCAGCGCTGCTGCGTTGCAGGAGCACATGGGAGCGATAAGTGGGCGAACCTCTTCCCAGACGCCTGCCAGAGGGAGAGTGAATTGTGAGCAATCCAAGTCTTGCTTTGACCCACTCGAGTTGAAGCCATACAGCTGATAAAACACATGGGAGCCTCACATAATGAAATGTGGAACatgtggatgtgctgctgatgtGATTTGCTgctaatatttaattatttttttttatttccttttttttttttttttgagatacCTGTTCTAAAACAATGTTAGATTATTAACTAAGTTGCCATGTACTGCTAGTTTCTGTTTGTCCAGATGCATTTGcactttttgaaaaatgtttgcaGATAATTGATAGATGTGCTTGAGTGGTTTTGTTAAGAATTATTTAGTCATTTGCAGAATTGAGTTACAGCTTTGCTTTGAGAGTTTGAGCCCTTGGCAACAAAAATGTGTCTGGACATACAGAACATATCCTCAAAAGTCAATTAGATATAGATATACAGTGTAgtcttttctttacattttgagGTCTTAAGCTCATATCATTTGAAATGCTGGTGTGTGCTCCCATGCTTAGGATTCACGTGATTGATTGACCACTTGTGTAGGATTTTTATGCAGGTTAGATAGTGTATATGTGATGTCTCAGGTTTTCAGCACTGAAACAACCAAGGATGtttgctattattatttttttatgttattatttagtAAATTCACCCCTGGATGACTAACGgtacacattttcatttagttttgttccCCCTCTGGTGCCTGAgtcatgttttctgtattttctgctcCCATGTTACTGTATACCTCCATCAGTCTTTGTAACTCCTTCCTCGATATTTGACACTGGAAGATCCTCCTCCCCTCACCTGTGTTCATCTCCTGCCATTTCTTTTTAActagtctttctttctttctcttttttcctctccttgcATGaactcctctcccccctcttctGCTCTCTTCCCACATACCTCTAAccagtatttgttttcattcttttccttttgtgttgagtttgtctgtgactgttGGCTGCGTGCAGCTAGTCACTCTAAATAGTAAGTATTATACGACGTCTGCAGAACTTTAATAGTTTTACGTTGCAGCTCACTAACAACTGAAGCTGAAGGTTTATCTGCAACGCATCCTCCCCGGCCCTCATTCCCATACACACAGATCTGATATGACGAACTGCCATTTTGTAAATACTGTGTAAATACTATCTTTtgaaaaaatctaataaaattcAAGTATAAAGAGCAGCCGGTGTTGACTTTGGATCACTTTTGAGTTTATCATTCACTCAAACGTTTTACCATTTTTCAAATAATAAGCCACTGAAGTGAGGAAATCCACTTGTGTGATCAGTttattgtaaaaacaaaacaaaaaaaaccccatcaaatttaGATTGGCAGCCACCTGTGACACTGAGTGATAAGAGGACTTAAAACAATGGAGTCATTTCCTTCAGTGCTTCCCTTCACACCCTTAAGTTCAATATATTTGACTTTCAATGTACTTGAGGGATAAAGTAAACACAGGCGGAGCAGGAGAAAGCATAACAAGCTGGTGTGTCTGATTGCAGGAGGGTCACTTTGAAAAGAACAGAAGGAACAAAATAACATGCCATCAGTTAAAGCAGCACAGAATAGAAAGCATGCAGTTTAGTTTATTGGGAAATAAGAGAAAGCACAGTGAGAAAGAACAGCAGGATATATTTTACCGAAAGTGCATTTAAAGTTCATAAATTGctaataataaatgtttgtgcTCTAAATGCAGTAATGTGCATTTGTGCACTTTTAGATCATATTCACTGAGTAATTCATAATAATGGCTAATTAGAGGAGAGTGAATGCATGGatacaagtaaacacaaactcGCTGCTTTAGCATCCAAGTCTATCGAggtttacactgatcagccacaacattaaaaccactgacagaaaaaaataaataacactgaccaccttgtgacaattaaagGTTCTGCTAGGAAAAATCTGGACCTGggattagtgtggatgttacttagacatgtagcaccgagccagaccagaccaggcacccccaccccatagcaatgacactccttgatggcagcagttatccccagcaggatggagcctgacacagacacacaaaaacagtttaggagcaactaaaaaaacatgaagtacagcacaaggtgttgacctggcctccaacttcactagatcccaaactgatcaagtatctgtgagatgatccacagaggcctcccTCCTCAGCCCACaacacccaaaggcccccactgaaAGGAGTGAACAATGTGAACCTCCAGTTGataagaaacataaaacagacCCACACTGTGAATTCTTTGGggttttgtctgtgtctctgcatcCATCTGAAGGtgctgaattaaacacacagaaagaccagaGTATTCTGAGTTCTTATTTTCCACCAGAAGAATTCttgaaaaatctgtttttaatgacTGCGTTACCCTGCTGTCCAACTCCAGAGGAAAAAAgcatgaaagagagagaaaactaggaaatgaataaatgaatactcAGGAAAGACAGACTGGCacaagaaaggaagaaaggcacAAGTGATGCTCAGGATTATTCAGTATACTGAATGGAAGTAATGAATACGAACAAGCACAAACCCATCATTAATAAGCTTGGGAATGGGAAATGTACTCAGGAAAGACAGATTGAAAGAAGAGCTGCAAGAAATAAAGTCAgacaagaagaaacaagaaagaatAGAAGCTAAGAGTTCGGGGGGAAAGCCAAGTATATTAAATGTAAGTAATAAttgcatacaaacacacactgtacatttcACCCTGCTGTCCAACTAGATTAATAAAGGCTGAAGTAAAGAAACAACTACACAGAAAAGCAGAACTGCAAGAGGTTAGTTCAGAAATATCTAAGAGAttaagagagagaagaagaaaaagaagaagaagaacaggagcaAGGAAATAAAGCTAAGCCTACATAGAGCAGCTGAAGAGAAGAATTACGTACCatgcaaagagagagaagatcATAAGCAGAAGTTGCAGACAGATAGAAATAGTCTTCACAGAATAGTTATAGAATAAGTAAAAAGAAGATTCAAACCTATGACAAAACTTATACAGAGTAAAGCCAAACACGCTAATAAAGCTAAAGGaatttaaaagcagaaagtGCAGAAAGGAGGAAGACAGGCCAAGACAGGATTTCATGTACACGtataaacatgtacagtataaacAGTGGTGCAGAACAAGATAGGGGGGAGATAAAACATTTAGACAAGAGGGGAAATAATAACGAGGCAACAGGGTTAAATAAGCAGGGGAAAggtttgaaagaaaaagtgagaaaaaaaaagaaaacagttcaCAAGGTGGGGTCGCCCCGGCAACAGAGCCGCTCAGGAACGTAAAGACACAGTAAGCGATGAGAAATGGAGACGAGAGACGTTTAAAAGGAGCTGAATCAATAAAGaacagagaggaaaggagagggaaaaCAGTTTTATTCAGAAGTAAACATCAAACAAAGCAAGAAAGAGTGCAACAGAAACTAAGATAAGTCAAGAACAGTTCACTGACACAAGCCAAGAAGTTACTGAGGGAGGACTGAGGGAAAAGATGACAGTAAAAGGTACGCACTGCAGAGTAAAGATGGGAAAATGGTCAGAAGGTGAATGTTCTGCTGATGAGGAGCCTTTGAGCCAGGCCTTTAATCCTGTTAGTTACTGTTCATGagcagaaagatggagaggaaaggaagTGAGAGATACTGCGGTCAAACGGTTGTATGGAAAGCTAAAAACATCTGAGAGGTAGATAGttagagggggggaaaaaaaatcaaagtccAGCTACATCCTGACAAACAGAAGGTCTGTGTTTGAATAATAAAACCAGTGTCACGGATGTCTGACAGTCAACAGTGTTCATGTACAGTATAATCTCACTATGCTATTCTATGCTctcacgctctctctctctcacacacacacacacacacacacgcacacacacacacacacacacgtttgtatggctatctttgtgaggacattcattgacataatgcattccctaacCCTTACCCTATTCCTAACCTTAATCTATCCCATTGTCTCAACTCTCAAacagaattgaaaaaaaaaaaaaaagcgaagaGCGGCCAAagtgtcctcactttacaccaAACAGtcctggtcctcagaaagatagctgtacaaaaacacacgcacatatacacGCTCAAAGAAATAAGTCATTTAACATtgtacaaaatgtttttgtacagtCTGACCCCTGAAAAAATCCcagaaattaaacacaaaaagaaaaaagtcgtTCTCACAGTATTTGTCACCAGCATTAACCATCTACCGACAATACTCTTAAtattcagaaaaataataaccaGTTAAAGGCTGCCTATAAATACATCTTCAGTTTCTCCAGCGGATCGGTCGGTAAATGGGTCCTACGGTACTCAGAACTTCAGTCCATTTTCGGAGAGGATGCTGTGGAGACACGTCTGACGTTTAAGGATCTCATAACCTGTCCTGCAGCGTCCATGTATCAGTCAGTCCCAGAGTTCAAAAGAGGCCTCCTCCCCTCAGTACGGGGTGAAGCGGTTGTATCCTCCCCTGTACAAACTGGCCTGTCGACAGAAGCAGGAAGCCAGCTGTAAGCAGGGTCAGTCAGAACAACATAACTCTCAACAGAGGCTGTGTATGTTTTGACTTAGAGCTCACCATTGTACCAACTCCATATGTCGTCGTTGGTCCAACTGAGTGGTGATAGGGGTCGGCAGCTGTTGCATAAACCCGGCCATATCTGGAGAAAGAAGCCCGGAgcaaatgtaaatgtcacaccAATCAGCCTCTGCAACTTATTCATTTAGCTTTGCAGTTTGATGTCAGCCAGTATTGAGATATCGACGGAAACATTTCAAAGCATTCTCCGCACTCACAAATACTAAATGCTTGTAATTACTTTTCATTCTCTCGTGAATAATAGATGAACTGAAACACACTGCCGTGCGCTAGTAGCAGCTAGGACTAGCTGACAGCAGTGTGTTGGTTTTCCTGTCACAGCCTAAAGTATATTCTCTATATGTTGTTGATGTATTTTTAGTACGAACTCTTCACTGTCTGACACAGGTCTGAATCTAGTACATATCGAataaaacacagtaacacacaaaaagaattTGTTAGGTTTTATATCCAGTAATATCTCAGtcagcagtttaaataaaataaaataaaacatcatgaaCATCTGGACTGAGaccagaataaaataaaaagtaaactaaCAATTATTAAACACACTTTTATTCATGACCTATCAAATACAGTATGGTTAATAGAGTATCTTTAGAAATTATTAGCTCAGGCTTCaaattctatatatatatatttttataattttacaactattagccataacattatgaccaccttcctaatagtgtgtagttCTCACTTGGGACCAAGaccaaaacacttgtgactcatcagagaacagacatgggccttctgagggtgtctggtgacaggacgttgagggaaggggcctctgttaatcttcccacagatacttgatcagtgtgagatctagtgaatttggaggtcgagtcaacacattgtgctgtttttcatgtttttttaaagttcctaaactgtttttgtttttagctgcatcctgctggggatggctgctgccgttgaggagtgtcactgctatgtggtgggggtgtctggtctggtctagggtggtgctacatgtccaagtaacatccacattaatgccaggtccaaaagtttcccagcagaacatgggATTATCataaaatggtcaatgttagtCACTTTACCTGTTagtggtgataatgttgtgtGTATATTAAGACAATAATTTTTGTGAGTGTTGTTTGTCTGCCTACCCATCACTGTAGGTCGCTGTGGCAGCAGATGCTGACTGAGCCACTCTGTAAGCTGCAGGATAGCCACCCTGcaagagaaagataaaataacaatacaGGAACACAGGAACAGGATAGATGTGTGAAGAACATACAGCCGCAGCAGCTACTTACATAAACTTCTGTTCCATACAGTCCATCCTGATACACAACCCTGAGAAAGGCAGTGAAACGTTAGCAAAAATGCTCACGAGTGAAACAGATAAATGCAGAGCAGGGAGCGGGCACGGAGTCTTACCCAGGGTAGGCGGGCACAGCTGCAGGTGTAGCTGCAGCAGAGCGGATTGTGTTGTAGACAGCTCGACCCCGGCCACGCAGCGCAGAGCCCCGGTAGGCCAGGGTGGGAGTCGCTACGGGGTACGGAAAACTGGcaactaaagaaagaaagaaagaaacaggtaAGTGATATTAAATCTCACAACACTGGTCATCTGTCAGGAACTACATGTCAGAGTTTATTCACCTGTGTAGAGTTCAGGTGCGTACATCGCCCCCATGACAGGGTTGATCTTCCACGGAGAAGCTACACAGGAAGAGAAAATCAGTGTTTTACAAAACCACCAACAATCACTCAgatctaaaaaaacaaattatgttAATTAGCTCTTACTTGAAATGTCACCATTCACGAGCGGCGTCTGGGGCTTCTTGGTAACTACTCTTGCAGTGGCGTTATTAACCTGATGATACAAACAAGAAGtaaaatgctgttaaaaaaaaaaaagataattatgaaaaatgtggAAATCTACAAGTGATCATTATTTATCCTTCCTCACCTCAATCTTTCTGCCTTCCACGATCGTCCCATTCAGCTTTTCTCTTGCTCTGTCGGCCTCAGTAGCACTCTCGAAAGTAACAAATCCAAAGCCCTGCAAGTTTACAGGGTTGTACAGTTTACACCCTTTGTTCGGTAAATTCATTTCCATATTAGTGTTGATCACGTTTGTGTCTCTCTCACCTTAGACCCCCTTTCGTTGAAGATAATTTCTACATCAAGGATCTTTCCAAattgctgcaaaaaaacagaaacagaaaaacagatttctTGACAGTTCATTTACAGTGTatcgtgtttattttaattcgAGCACAGGGTATATCTTACACCAAACATCTGGCGGAGGTCTGGGTCTCTGAAGCGAAAAGGGATGTTGGAAACGTGGAGCCTTTTCGGTTGGGCCTTACCTGACCCCTCTTCCTCACTCCCACTTCCTGCTCCGCCCCCTGATGACACCGACACACTGAGAGActgggggtcagaggtcacgggGGCCAAAGCCTCCTCCTGACAGTGAGAAAATATGAAACACGGaaaaaaggggaggaggaggaggaggaggaggaggaggcgaacagatggacaaaaagaaaagagggacgtgaaagaacaaacaaaaacagaaagatggaGAACAAAAGATGGAAAGGGTATGAGTGAGTTGGAGACAGAAGTGAGGAAAAACAGGGAGAGGGCAtcagtagaaaaacaaagaaagaaaagagaagaaataatgAAGTCAATTCAACATATCCGTCTTTCAGAGaacttatgtgtgtgtgtgtgtgtgtgaagattCAGCCGCGGAAGCATCGCATTAAAGCAAAGACCATTTTCACCAGATCAAGTGAACCAAACCAAAAGTTCAACGAGCATTCAGCAACCAGTGATCCTTCTCAAGCAAATGTAAGGAGGCGTGGAAAGGGCTCCGTTTTAGTGAGGCGTCTTTGAATACATGCCTGAACGAGGGAGTACTGGACGACTGAAGCCCAGCACACTGACAGTAAAGAATACAAACTGATATTAAAACTACATGTGCTCACTCCAGCTGTGGTAAAGAGTGGAAAATGTGTCCTGAGCTCCCCTGAAAAGTACCAACTTAGAGCGGCTGTGATTACAAGAAATTTACACCAAACGgccgtaacatt contains:
- the rbfox1l gene encoding RNA binding protein fox-1 homolog 1-like; the encoded protein is MLSSPTVILQPYGLPVYPQTTTCYPGIVQGGPTQEAGPGSGDPTLPQVYAPPPSYPPPGQGPTSAGRLPALDFSSAHATSEYPEHPQLRVYQGPQLDGADTLTPSNTEEALAPVTSDPQSLSVSVSSGGGAGSGSEEEGSGKAQPKRLHVSNIPFRFRDPDLRQMFGQFGKILDVEIIFNERGSKGFGFVTFESATEADRAREKLNGTIVEGRKIEVNNATARVVTKKPQTPLVNGDISTSPWKINPVMGAMYAPELYTVASFPYPVATPTLAYRGSALRGRGRAVYNTIRSAAATPAAVPAYPGVVYQDGLYGTEVYGGYPAAYRVAQSASAATATYSDGYGRVYATAADPYHHSVGPTTTYGVGTMASLYRGGYNRFTPY